The Exiguobacterium acetylicum genome includes a window with the following:
- a CDS encoding HTH-type transcriptional regulator Hpr has protein sequence MEHEKLYPGQEALLYSHKIVQLSKALWKTVEKDWQNWIKPFDLNINEHHILWISHALGGASISEIAKYGVMHVSTAFNFSKKLEDRGLLTFSKKETDKRNTYVQLTPEGESLLLETIQAFRPEENGVFRASLPLQELYGKFPELTDISAIVRRLYGDSFMDIFAETSKMITEEADRRPQDPVMDSIKKA, from the coding sequence ATGGAACACGAAAAGTTATATCCTGGACAAGAAGCATTGTTGTATAGCCACAAGATTGTCCAGTTAAGCAAAGCACTATGGAAAACGGTAGAAAAAGATTGGCAAAACTGGATCAAGCCTTTTGATCTGAACATTAACGAGCATCATATCTTATGGATTTCGCATGCACTAGGTGGTGCATCGATTTCTGAAATTGCAAAGTATGGTGTCATGCACGTCTCGACGGCATTTAACTTCTCGAAGAAGTTAGAGGACCGCGGACTGTTGACGTTCTCGAAAAAGGAAACCGATAAACGAAATACCTACGTCCAGTTGACTCCAGAGGGTGAATCGCTCTTGCTTGAGACGATTCAAGCATTCCGTCCTGAAGAAAACGGCGTCTTCCGTGCCTCACTTCCTCTTCAGGAACTGTACGGGAAATTCCCAGAATTAACGGACATCTCCGCGATTGTACGTCGCCTGTATGGCGATAGCTTCATGGACATATTCGCTGAAACATCAAAGATGATCACGGAAGAAGCAGATCGTCGTCCGCAAGATCCAGTCATGGACTCGATTAAAAAAGCATAA